In the genome of Paenibacillus sp. FSL R5-0766, one region contains:
- the ectB gene encoding diaminobutyrate--2-oxoglutarate transaminase, producing the protein MSIFEKLESNVRSYCRSFPVVFDRAKGDLLYSEDGRAYIDFFAGAGALNYGHNNDYIKDRVLDYLTSDRIMHGLDMYTMAKREFIQSFSERILEPKKLNYKLQFCGPTGTNAVEAALKLARKAKKRSGIFAFMGGFHGMSLGSLSATSSKSMREGAGLPLDGVTFMPHPSGAFAEMDTLGYIENILTDSHSGIDKPAAILLETVQAEGGIHVVDAQWLRELQQLCRRHDILLITDEIQVGCGRTGEFFSFERAGIEPDLITLSKSISGYGLPMSLLLLKPELDIWTPGEHNGTFRGNQLAFVAAKAALEFRDRTELEAQVKQKEEYVRSFLDQEIKPLHPSIAIRGLGLIWGIDVSGFMDEAGAKRVTDISFENGLIIERAGRGDCVLKIMPPLTVSMEHLTAGCAIIKSSMQQVISQETKDLLVTT; encoded by the coding sequence GTGAGCATTTTTGAAAAGCTGGAATCCAACGTAAGATCTTACTGCAGAAGTTTTCCGGTGGTATTCGACCGGGCCAAGGGAGACCTTTTATATTCTGAGGACGGAAGAGCATATATTGATTTCTTTGCAGGTGCCGGGGCACTCAATTACGGCCATAACAACGATTATATTAAAGACCGGGTTCTCGATTACTTGACTTCCGACCGGATTATGCACGGTCTGGATATGTATACAATGGCCAAACGTGAATTCATCCAGAGCTTCTCAGAGCGGATCCTGGAGCCGAAGAAGCTGAATTACAAGCTTCAATTCTGCGGTCCAACAGGGACGAATGCGGTGGAAGCGGCCCTGAAGCTCGCACGCAAGGCGAAGAAGAGAAGTGGAATATTCGCATTCATGGGTGGCTTCCACGGCATGTCGCTCGGCAGTCTGTCGGCGACAAGCTCCAAGTCCATGAGAGAAGGGGCGGGGCTTCCTCTGGACGGAGTTACGTTCATGCCACACCCGAGCGGGGCTTTCGCAGAAATGGATACGCTCGGCTATATCGAGAATATCCTGACTGATTCGCACTCTGGAATCGATAAGCCGGCCGCGATCCTGCTTGAAACGGTACAAGCCGAAGGCGGAATTCACGTTGTCGACGCGCAGTGGCTACGCGAGCTGCAGCAGCTTTGCCGCAGGCACGATATTCTGCTCATTACAGACGAGATTCAAGTAGGGTGCGGCCGGACAGGCGAATTCTTCTCCTTCGAACGTGCGGGGATCGAGCCGGATCTCATTACCCTGTCGAAGTCGATCAGCGGGTACGGCCTGCCAATGTCCCTCCTGCTGTTGAAGCCCGAACTGGATATCTGGACGCCAGGCGAGCACAACGGCACCTTCCGCGGCAACCAGCTGGCTTTTGTGGCCGCGAAGGCTGCTCTCGAGTTCCGGGACAGAACCGAACTGGAAGCTCAGGTGAAGCAGAAGGAAGAGTATGTGCGCTCGTTCCTTGATCAAGAAATCAAGCCTCTGCATCCGTCCATCGCCATCCGCGGACTCGGCCTGATCTGGGGTATTGACGTCTCGGGGTTCATGGATGAAGCCGGGGCGAAGCGGGTGACGGATATCAGCTTCGAGAACGGGCTCATCATTGAAAGAGCCGGCAGAGGAGATTGTGTGCTGAAGATCATGCCTCCGCTTACCGTCTCGATGGAGCATCTGACCGCCGGCTGCGCCATTATCAAGTCCAGTATGCAGCAGGTGATCTCTCAGGAGACCAAGGATTTGTTAGTAACGACCTAA
- the glmS gene encoding glutamine--fructose-6-phosphate transaminase (isomerizing) has protein sequence MCGIVGYIGNKNTQSVLVEGLKKLEYRGYDSAGIAVFTPEGLQITKALGRLANLEAKLDGAPLVGNAGIGHTRWATHGKPSDENSHPHTDGSQKFSVVHNGIIENYLDLKDELMAQGHTFTSETDTEVISHLIAREYNGDIVKTVQKVITLLRGAFALGVLTEHEPEKLVAVRQASPLIIGIGEGENFIGSDIPAILEHTRNVYILNDGEMAVLTHDAVELMTIEGNFISREMIRVDWDAVTAEKGGFEHFMLKEIHEQPKAYRDTMLGRIDNEGKKVQLPELKMTEEQIKNIRNVQIIACGTAYHAGLVGRTVIEQLVRIPVETDVASEYRYRSPIVHKDTLVIVVSQSGETADTLAALREAQSNGAHVLAITNVVGSSIARDADDVIATLAGPEIAVASTKAYTSQLIAFNLLGLYLAQVRGTQSAEEIAHTLAAMQALPEQVESMLEQAEAIKGYAEQISKHEHLFFIGRGLDYAVAQEGSLKLKEISYIHSEAYAAGELKHGTLALIEDGIPVIALATQENVLEKTVSNIKEVKARGADVLAITYEEHVAPLLKSVDQAFAIPKTLPLLSPALSVVALQLLAYYASLALGHDVDKPRNLAKSVTVE, from the coding sequence ATGTGCGGTATTGTTGGATATATTGGTAATAAGAACACTCAATCGGTATTGGTTGAAGGATTGAAGAAACTTGAGTATCGTGGTTATGATTCTGCAGGTATCGCAGTATTCACACCAGAAGGTCTGCAAATCACAAAAGCTCTTGGTCGTCTTGCGAACCTTGAAGCCAAGCTGGATGGTGCACCACTGGTAGGTAATGCCGGAATCGGACATACACGTTGGGCAACTCATGGTAAACCATCAGATGAGAACTCTCATCCACACACAGATGGAAGCCAGAAGTTCTCTGTTGTGCATAACGGTATTATTGAGAACTACCTGGATCTGAAGGATGAATTGATGGCTCAAGGTCACACGTTCACTTCCGAGACAGATACTGAGGTTATCTCTCACCTGATCGCACGTGAATACAATGGTGATATCGTCAAAACAGTTCAAAAAGTGATCACGTTGTTGCGTGGCGCATTTGCACTGGGTGTATTGACAGAGCATGAGCCTGAGAAACTCGTAGCTGTGCGTCAAGCAAGCCCATTGATTATTGGTATTGGTGAAGGCGAGAACTTCATTGGTTCCGACATCCCGGCAATTCTGGAACATACACGTAACGTGTACATTCTGAATGATGGTGAAATGGCTGTATTGACACATGATGCTGTCGAATTGATGACGATTGAAGGCAACTTTATTTCTCGGGAAATGATTCGTGTCGATTGGGATGCTGTAACCGCAGAAAAAGGCGGATTCGAGCACTTCATGCTGAAAGAAATTCATGAGCAACCAAAAGCATATCGTGATACTATGCTGGGTCGCATCGATAATGAAGGCAAAAAAGTTCAACTTCCTGAGTTGAAAATGACTGAAGAACAAATTAAAAATATCCGTAACGTTCAAATCATTGCATGTGGTACAGCGTACCATGCAGGTCTGGTTGGACGTACAGTGATTGAGCAATTGGTACGTATTCCGGTTGAAACAGATGTGGCTTCCGAGTACCGTTACCGTTCCCCAATCGTGCACAAAGATACACTTGTAATCGTAGTGAGCCAATCCGGTGAAACTGCCGATACGCTTGCTGCATTGCGTGAAGCACAATCCAATGGTGCACATGTACTGGCAATCACAAACGTAGTGGGCAGCTCCATTGCACGTGATGCAGATGATGTTATTGCAACATTGGCAGGTCCTGAGATTGCAGTAGCTTCTACCAAAGCGTATACTTCGCAGTTGATCGCGTTCAACTTGCTTGGTCTGTACCTTGCACAAGTTCGTGGTACGCAATCTGCAGAAGAGATTGCACACACGCTGGCAGCAATGCAAGCATTGCCTGAGCAAGTGGAGTCCATGTTGGAGCAAGCGGAGGCAATCAAAGGATATGCAGAGCAAATCTCCAAACATGAACATCTCTTCTTCATTGGTCGTGGTCTTGACTACGCAGTAGCTCAAGAAGGATCATTGAAACTGAAAGAGATCTCTTACATTCACTCCGAGGCGTATGCTGCCGGTGAGTTGAAACACGGTACGCTTGCATTGATCGAAGACGGCATCCCTGTTATTGCTTTGGCAACTCAGGAGAACGTACTTGAGAAAACAGTGAGCAACATCAAAGAAGTGAAAGCACGTGGTGCGGATGTACTGGCAATTACGTACGAAGAGCACGTAGCACCATTGCTGAAATCCGTAGACCAAGCGTTTGCAATTCCTAAGACGCTGCCATTGCTAAGCCCTGCTTTGTCTGTAGTTGCGCTGCAATTGCTGGCATACTATGCTTCCCTGGCACTGGGTCATGATGTGGATAAACCACGTAACCTGGCGAAAAGTGTAACGGTTGAGTAA
- the glmM gene encoding phosphoglucosamine mutase has translation MGKYFGTDGVRGVANKELTAELAYSIGRCGGYVLAGGVERPKVVIGMDTRISGLMLESALVAGLLSIGADVIRLGVVSTPGVAYIARLLKADAGVMISASHNPVEDNGIKFFGGDGFKLSDETENRIEELMDAETDQLPRPVGGGLGTVTTDEESRYRYLDFLKTTVNESFSGLKIVLDCANGAAYELAPKLFSELGAEVIAIGAEPNGLNINEQCGSTHPENLKQEVLKHKADLGLAFDGDADRLIAIDETGAEVDGDFILCICGDAMNRAGKLKDSTVVSTVMSNIGFYKATEKLALKTAKTAVGDRYVMEEMRRGGYNLGGEQSGHVIFLDYNTTGDGMLTAIQLVDTLKASGKKLSELKALMTQYPQVLVNVRVEDKSKYEGNAAIEQAIATVEQQLGDNGRVLVRASGTESLIRVMAEGPDKDELEQFVSHIADVVQKELV, from the coding sequence ATGGGGAAATATTTTGGTACAGACGGTGTAAGAGGGGTTGCCAATAAAGAGTTAACGGCAGAGCTGGCTTACAGCATTGGACGTTGTGGTGGTTACGTGCTTGCAGGTGGTGTGGAAAGACCAAAAGTGGTTATCGGCATGGATACTCGTATCTCGGGATTGATGTTGGAATCCGCACTGGTTGCAGGTCTGTTGTCCATTGGCGCTGATGTGATCCGTCTGGGCGTTGTATCCACTCCTGGAGTGGCGTATATTGCACGTTTGTTGAAAGCTGACGCGGGCGTGATGATCTCCGCTTCCCACAATCCGGTTGAGGATAACGGAATCAAGTTCTTTGGCGGAGATGGCTTCAAGCTGTCTGATGAAACAGAGAACCGGATTGAAGAACTGATGGATGCGGAGACAGATCAATTGCCACGGCCAGTAGGTGGCGGTCTGGGTACTGTAACGACAGATGAAGAATCCCGTTATCGTTACCTTGATTTCCTGAAAACGACTGTAAATGAGTCGTTCTCTGGACTTAAAATTGTTCTGGACTGTGCAAACGGAGCAGCTTATGAACTGGCACCAAAATTGTTCAGTGAACTAGGTGCAGAAGTCATTGCCATTGGCGCTGAGCCTAACGGCCTGAATATTAATGAGCAATGTGGATCAACTCATCCAGAGAACCTGAAACAAGAAGTGCTTAAACATAAAGCAGATCTGGGTCTTGCTTTTGACGGGGATGCGGATCGTCTGATTGCTATTGATGAGACAGGCGCTGAGGTGGATGGAGACTTCATTCTGTGTATCTGCGGTGATGCGATGAATCGTGCAGGCAAGTTGAAGGACAGTACTGTTGTATCGACCGTTATGAGTAACATCGGATTCTACAAAGCAACAGAGAAACTTGCACTGAAAACAGCTAAAACGGCAGTAGGTGATCGTTATGTGATGGAGGAAATGCGTCGCGGCGGTTACAACTTGGGTGGAGAACAATCTGGCCATGTTATTTTCCTGGATTACAATACAACTGGAGACGGTATGCTGACTGCGATTCAACTCGTGGATACGCTCAAGGCTTCCGGTAAAAAACTGAGTGAACTAAAAGCGCTAATGACCCAGTACCCACAAGTATTGGTGAATGTGCGTGTTGAAGATAAGAGCAAATACGAGGGCAATGCTGCAATCGAGCAGGCTATTGCTACAGTAGAACAGCAACTCGGCGATAATGGACGTGTACTCGTTCGGGCTTCAGGTACTGAATCTCTGATCCGTGTTATGGCGGAAGGACCAGATAAAGACGAACTTGAACAATTTGTGTCTCACATCGCAGATGTAGTGCAAAAAGAACTGGTATAG
- a CDS encoding CdaR family protein produces the protein MDKWFNNNNFAKILALAVSLLLWFMIHLDEVPTTPTITTGTTNKVVERTVPVQPYGLDNNSYVLTSLSTDEVRLEIKGQRSMLTSIFTNDDYKVLVDLSQVKDGSNTLPLVPDLPSGVEVVSMEPSMVTVNVEKLGTKSFNVNIVPEGEPSAGYSAGTPVIEPSTPVKVTLPEGQLEAVAKVQGSVSVKDVKEDVIQKKVKLQAYDAEGKVLENAIITPQTVEVRVPVNQPYTSVPLRIKYSGQLPEGLVLSTVEPSVKEVSVYGSEDALAGIQAYDQVTLDLTQFEQSGTSTVNVDLTPPSGFEKIEPSSIQIKVTISPFDEAEETTKVFPSVPITLTDAGNGLEGTLVTPKSGGLNLTLTGSASMLEGLSSDDLTLTGDLAGLAVGTHEIKLEADLPRYAKLDESSTALSATVKISEKAEDTTTTPGEEPTDEGTVAPDPSPAEVENGETEPVPDEEETESNTDTQDQGQQGSTSSRGNLNNNNSGTGSKSGANP, from the coding sequence ATGGATAAGTGGTTTAACAATAATAACTTTGCCAAAATACTTGCGCTTGCGGTGAGCCTGCTGCTCTGGTTCATGATTCATCTGGATGAGGTACCAACCACTCCTACGATTACAACAGGGACAACCAACAAGGTTGTGGAACGTACGGTGCCTGTTCAACCTTATGGATTAGACAACAACAGCTATGTGCTTACTTCATTAAGTACGGATGAGGTCCGGCTTGAGATCAAAGGACAGCGCTCGATGCTAACATCGATTTTTACGAATGATGATTACAAGGTACTGGTCGATCTGAGTCAGGTGAAAGATGGGTCCAATACACTGCCACTTGTACCTGATCTGCCTTCCGGGGTAGAAGTGGTCAGCATGGAACCTTCCATGGTTACGGTGAACGTAGAAAAATTGGGCACCAAATCCTTCAATGTGAATATTGTACCCGAAGGGGAACCATCCGCCGGATACAGCGCTGGAACGCCCGTAATTGAACCTTCGACGCCGGTTAAGGTAACTCTGCCCGAAGGACAACTCGAGGCTGTAGCGAAGGTCCAGGGCAGTGTGAGCGTGAAAGATGTCAAGGAAGATGTCATACAGAAAAAAGTGAAACTTCAAGCATACGATGCTGAGGGCAAGGTCCTTGAAAATGCGATTATAACGCCTCAAACGGTTGAAGTCCGGGTTCCGGTCAATCAGCCCTATACATCTGTACCCTTAAGAATCAAATATTCGGGACAGCTTCCGGAAGGCCTGGTACTCTCCACGGTAGAGCCAAGCGTGAAAGAAGTCTCGGTTTATGGATCAGAGGATGCGCTTGCGGGTATACAGGCCTACGACCAAGTAACCCTTGATCTAACGCAGTTTGAGCAGTCAGGTACGTCAACAGTTAACGTGGACTTGACGCCGCCTTCCGGTTTTGAGAAAATCGAGCCTAGTTCGATTCAGATCAAGGTAACCATATCCCCATTTGACGAGGCAGAGGAGACTACCAAAGTCTTTCCGAGCGTCCCCATCACACTTACCGATGCGGGGAATGGGCTGGAAGGTACACTCGTTACGCCTAAAAGTGGCGGTCTGAACCTCACACTCACAGGCTCAGCTAGTATGCTTGAGGGTCTAAGTAGTGATGATCTCACGTTAACCGGGGATCTTGCTGGACTTGCGGTCGGAACGCATGAGATCAAGCTTGAAGCCGATCTGCCCCGTTATGCCAAACTGGATGAATCATCCACTGCATTAAGTGCGACGGTCAAAATTAGCGAAAAGGCTGAAGACACCACTACCACTCCTGGCGAAGAACCGACGGACGAGGGAACGGTAGCACCTGACCCTTCACCAGCCGAGGTCGAAAACGGGGAAACGGAGCCTGTTCCTGATGAAGAAGAAACGGAATCGAATACGGATACTCAGGATCAGGGCCAACAGGGGAGCACAAGCAGTCGAGGTAATTTAAATAATAATAACAGCGGTACTGGCAGTAAAAGTGGCGCGAATCCGTAA
- the cdaA gene encoding diadenylate cyclase CdaA, translating into MNYFADLTWTESIKDVIDILIVTYIMYKLILLVRGTRAVQLLKGILFLVLIWALSTWLNLYTLKWLMNQMFTFGVVAVFIIFQPELRRGLEQLGRGKLFGRSAAASDEELTVLIGEIIKSVNYLSRRKIGALVVFERETGLNDYTESGIKMHSLVSSELMINIFIPNTPLHDGAVIIQGKQISAAACYLPLSENPFISKELGTRHRAAIGITEVADAICLVVSEETGQVSLAMNGQVVRDIKEESLIAKLYEELRPTSNLKKNGWTTFWKRKGGRNNG; encoded by the coding sequence ATGAATTATTTTGCTGACTTAACGTGGACAGAGTCCATTAAGGACGTTATCGATATATTGATCGTTACCTATATTATGTACAAACTGATTTTGCTTGTGCGGGGGACACGTGCGGTTCAGCTCCTGAAAGGGATTCTGTTCCTTGTGCTGATCTGGGCATTAAGTACGTGGCTAAACCTGTATACGCTCAAATGGTTAATGAACCAGATGTTTACGTTTGGTGTTGTTGCGGTGTTCATTATCTTTCAGCCGGAACTGCGTCGTGGTCTGGAGCAATTGGGACGCGGTAAGCTGTTTGGACGTTCAGCGGCAGCGAGTGATGAAGAATTAACCGTGTTAATTGGTGAGATTATTAAGTCAGTTAATTATTTGTCACGGCGTAAAATTGGCGCTTTGGTCGTATTTGAACGTGAAACGGGTCTGAACGATTACACGGAATCGGGCATTAAGATGCACTCTCTGGTCAGCTCGGAGCTGATGATTAACATCTTTATTCCAAATACACCGCTCCATGATGGAGCCGTTATTATACAGGGAAAACAGATTTCGGCGGCAGCTTGTTATTTGCCATTATCAGAGAATCCTTTTATCAGTAAGGAATTGGGAACACGTCATCGTGCAGCAATCGGGATTACCGAAGTTGCAGATGCGATCTGTTTGGTTGTCTCCGAGGAGACAGGACAAGTGTCACTTGCAATGAATGGACAGGTCGTTCGTGATATTAAGGAAGAATCGCTGATTGCCAAACTGTATGAGGAGTTGCGCCCTACATCCAATCTGAAAAAGAATGGCTGGACAACCTTCTGGAAACGGAAGGGAGGACGTAACAATGGATAA
- a CDS encoding zf-HC2 domain-containing protein, translating into MDCNSAVSLMHECLDESLSPAQKVELKSHLVICPDCRMRFKELEQTEMLLFAMKHYSPSASDELTNRIMNALPQPKRQQAWLKWVKGHPALTAAAFFLVVMLFSALNFWNQNNEMVVKGNNLDQIVIQGNTVIVPEGKSIAGDLTIENGTAQVYGDVNGNLTVIDGQLFQASTAHISGQVKSIDQALDWFWYKITNMVNEVAYR; encoded by the coding sequence ATGGATTGCAACTCGGCCGTCTCTTTAATGCATGAATGTTTGGATGAGTCGTTGTCCCCGGCCCAGAAGGTTGAACTGAAAAGTCACCTTGTGATCTGTCCGGATTGTCGCATGCGCTTTAAAGAGTTGGAACAGACGGAAATGTTACTCTTTGCCATGAAACACTATTCACCGTCTGCCTCTGATGAGCTGACCAATCGAATTATGAATGCTCTGCCCCAGCCCAAGAGACAGCAAGCATGGCTCAAATGGGTCAAAGGACATCCCGCGCTGACGGCGGCAGCCTTCTTTTTGGTCGTGATGCTCTTTAGCGCCTTGAATTTCTGGAATCAGAATAACGAGATGGTTGTTAAGGGAAATAATCTGGACCAGATCGTGATTCAGGGTAACACGGTTATTGTTCCTGAAGGTAAGTCAATTGCTGGCGATCTTACGATAGAAAATGGAACCGCACAAGTATATGGTGATGTGAACGGCAATCTGACGGTTATCGACGGACAACTGTTTCAGGCTTCAACGGCGCATATTTCAGGTCAGGTGAAAAGTATTGATCAGGCGCTGGACTGGTTCTGGTACAAAATAACCAATATGGTAAATGAAGTGGCTTATCGCTAG
- the sigW gene encoding RNA polymerase sigma factor SigW encodes MDNLENRLIKLVLKGDQRAFAEIVELYKDKLFHLAYRMLNNRHEAEDVVQETFLRVFRNMEKYDPNQKFSTWIYRIATNLCIDRLRRKKPSYSLDAELNDQEGSDGYAMLPSDDRTPESEALLSETQTLIREAIDSLPAKYKSVMILRYLQDLSLQEISDVTGMPVTTIKTRVHRGRDFLRKKLEYKL; translated from the coding sequence GTGGACAATTTGGAGAACAGGCTTATTAAACTGGTGCTCAAGGGCGACCAAAGAGCCTTTGCAGAAATCGTTGAACTATATAAGGACAAGCTATTTCATTTGGCATACCGGATGCTGAACAATCGTCATGAAGCTGAAGACGTTGTGCAGGAGACGTTTTTGCGTGTGTTTCGTAATATGGAGAAGTACGACCCGAACCAGAAGTTCTCAACCTGGATCTACCGGATCGCAACCAATCTGTGTATTGACCGACTGCGCAGAAAGAAACCTTCATACTCTTTGGATGCTGAACTGAATGATCAGGAAGGATCTGATGGTTATGCGATGCTCCCGAGTGATGATCGTACACCGGAGAGTGAAGCGCTCCTGTCAGAAACGCAGACACTCATTCGTGAGGCCATTGACAGTTTGCCAGCCAAGTATAAGTCCGTTATGATTCTGAGATATTTACAGGACTTGTCGCTACAGGAAATCAGTGACGTGACAGGTATGCCCGTAACAACGATCAAGACACGCGTTCATCGGGGCCGTGATTTTCTACGTAAAAAATTGGAGTATAAGTTATAA